One part of the Olleya sp. YS genome encodes these proteins:
- the truA gene encoding tRNA pseudouridine(38-40) synthase TruA, with product MRYFIELSYNGSNYHGWQNQPNAISVQEVVEKALSTILGETIVVMGAGRTDAGVHAKQLFAHFDTDLVLDFIALKFKLNSFLPNDVAICSIFKVKEDAHARFDATSRAYLYRIALQKNPFNVDAAYYVKQTLDVKKMQEASEILFKYKDFQCFSKTNTDVKTYNCVIMKAHWQVIEDELHFTIKADRFLRNMVRAIVGTLIQVGIGKLQVEDMHTIIASKNRSEAGFSVPAHGLYLTEVAYPEDIILKED from the coding sequence TTGCGCTATTTTATAGAACTCTCATACAATGGATCAAATTATCATGGTTGGCAAAATCAACCCAATGCTATTTCTGTACAAGAAGTAGTTGAGAAGGCATTGTCAACTATTTTGGGTGAAACTATTGTTGTAATGGGAGCAGGACGTACAGATGCTGGTGTACATGCCAAGCAATTGTTTGCACATTTTGATACAGATTTGGTTTTAGATTTTATAGCACTTAAATTTAAACTCAATTCTTTTTTACCAAATGATGTTGCTATTTGTTCAATTTTTAAAGTAAAAGAAGACGCACATGCCAGATTTGATGCTACAAGTAGAGCCTATTTATACAGAATTGCATTGCAGAAAAATCCTTTTAATGTAGATGCTGCTTATTACGTTAAGCAGACTCTTGATGTTAAAAAGATGCAGGAAGCCTCAGAAATTCTATTTAAGTATAAAGATTTTCAATGCTTTTCAAAAACAAATACTGATGTAAAGACGTATAATTGTGTAATAATGAAAGCCCATTGGCAAGTCATTGAAGACGAATTGCATTTTACAATAAAAGCAGACCGATTTTTACGTAACATGGTTCGTGCAATTGTAGGGACGTTAATTCAGGTTGGAATAGGTAAATTACAAGTTGAGGATATGCATACTATAATAGCTTCAAAAAATAGGAGCGAAGCAGGTTTTTCTGTTCCAGCACATGGTTTATATTTAACAGAAGTAGCGTATCCAGAGGACATAATATTAAAAGAAGACTAA
- a CDS encoding DUF4293 domain-containing protein codes for MLQRIQTVYLLIVAIISGGLIFVFDLWTTANEVVVFAKDELVVFGLFLGSALLALISIFSYKNRKSQFMLGRLNQILNLILLGFFVYRILTASGEANDVSEKGVAIFLPVISIVFLILSNRAIKRDEDLVKSVDRLR; via the coding sequence ATGTTACAACGCATCCAAACAGTATACTTATTAATTGTAGCTATCATCTCTGGCGGATTGATTTTTGTCTTTGATTTATGGACTACTGCAAATGAGGTTGTTGTATTTGCAAAAGACGAGCTAGTTGTTTTTGGTTTGTTTTTAGGGTCTGCGTTATTAGCATTAATTTCAATATTTAGTTATAAAAACAGGAAATCTCAATTTATGTTGGGACGACTCAATCAGATATTAAACTTAATTTTACTAGGATTTTTCGTGTATCGAATACTAACCGCATCTGGAGAAGCAAATGATGTTTCTGAGAAAGGTGTTGCGATTTTCCTTCCTGTTATTTCTATCGTCTTTTTGATTTTATCAAACAGAGCCATTAAGAGGGATGAAGATCTTGTAAAATCTGTAGATCGTTTACGTTAA
- a CDS encoding metallophosphoesterase family protein, giving the protein MKKILLLSDTHSYIDDTILKHVKQADEVWHAGDIGDLNVTDQIKQLKPLRAVWGNIDNNKARVEFPEHNRFTIEGVDVWITHIGGYPNKYNSRVRDEIKVNPPKLFICGHSHILKVMPDKKLGLLHMNPGAIGIHGFHNVRTMLRFTVENGKIDHLEVIEYPRK; this is encoded by the coding sequence ATGAAAAAAATCCTGTTACTCTCAGATACACATAGTTATATTGATGACACTATTTTAAAACACGTCAAACAAGCAGACGAAGTCTGGCATGCTGGAGATATTGGTGATTTAAACGTCACTGACCAAATTAAACAATTAAAACCTTTACGTGCAGTTTGGGGAAATATAGATAATAATAAAGCACGTGTGGAGTTTCCAGAACATAACCGATTTACTATAGAAGGTGTTGATGTTTGGATCACACACATTGGTGGTTATCCAAACAAATATAATAGTAGAGTGAGAGATGAAATAAAAGTAAATCCTCCAAAACTATTTATTTGTGGACATTCACATATCCTAAAAGTGATGCCAGATAAAAAATTAGGTTTATTACATATGAATCCTGGAGCAATCGGAATTCATGGGTTTCATAACGTAAGAACCATGCTTCGTTTTACTGTAGAGAATGGTAAAATTGACCATTTGGAAGTGATTGAATATCCAAGAAAATAA